In Alphaproteobacteria bacterium US3C007, one genomic interval encodes:
- a CDS encoding carbohydrate ABC transporter permease — MSSRARKQPLGLQILIYGFAGLWLIMAAFPFLWTAWGSFKVELDFFSIADWTYALTGERTKAEYGSPFTDAGYKGAWVQESFYRNVINTFIICFFVVCTSLTIGTLGGYALSRSNYRYTFILLITALIFRAMPPITLVAGYMLPFFQWNVWGLMPTTIIVLVAINQPFTLWMLHSFFQNIPKELDESAKVDGCTQFQAFRHVIIPVMWPGVITTGLFSFLLAYNDFAVTAMLLSEENRTMVPQVAAFLGTTYTEGNIMFAVASVVSATAPLFILVMFFQRQIVSGLTQGAVKG; from the coding sequence ATGAGTAGCCGCGCCCGCAAGCAACCTCTTGGTTTGCAAATCTTGATTTACGGATTTGCGGGCCTTTGGCTGATTATGGCCGCTTTTCCTTTTTTATGGACAGCGTGGGGCAGCTTTAAAGTTGAACTTGATTTTTTCTCCATTGCTGATTGGACTTATGCCTTAACGGGCGAACGTACCAAGGCCGAATATGGCAGCCCCTTCACGGATGCAGGATATAAGGGCGCATGGGTTCAAGAATCTTTTTACCGAAATGTCATCAACACGTTCATCATATGTTTTTTTGTGGTTTGTACGTCTCTGACAATCGGAACGTTGGGTGGATATGCGCTATCGCGTTCTAATTATCGATATACATTTATTTTATTGATCACGGCTCTGATTTTTCGCGCAATGCCTCCCATCACATTGGTCGCCGGATATATGCTTCCGTTTTTTCAGTGGAATGTCTGGGGTTTGATGCCAACCACGATTATTGTTCTGGTGGCCATAAATCAGCCTTTCACGCTTTGGATGCTGCATTCGTTTTTTCAAAATATTCCTAAAGAATTAGATGAAAGCGCAAAGGTTGATGGCTGCACGCAATTCCAAGCCTTTCGGCACGTGATTATTCCGGTGATGTGGCCGGGTGTGATTACCACAGGATTGTTCAGCTTTTTACTGGCCTATAATGATTTTGCGGTTACCGCGATGCTTTTATCGGAAGAAAACCGTACGATGGTGCCACAGGTGGCGGCGTTTTTGGGGACAACCTATACAGAGGGTAACATCATGTTTGCTGTGGCTTCTGTGGTCTCAGCTACAGCGCCATTGTTTATCCTGGTGATGTTTTTTCAGCGTCAGATTGTATCGGGCCTGACACAAGGGGCGGTGAAGGGATGA
- the hisD gene encoding histidinol dehydrogenase, which yields MTVEYLKRGKPEADRAEDDAKVATAVATTLKDIEMRGDEAVHELAVKFDNYDRPTYRLTEDEVQTIIATVSKRDMEDIKFAQEQVRNFAQAQRDSMLDIEVETLPGVILGHKNIPVQSVGCYVPGGKFPMVASAHMSVATASVAGVPRIIAATPPFNGEPNPAVIAAMHLGGAHEIYVLGGIQAVGAMALGTQSIDPVHLLVGPGNAFVAEAKRQLFGRVGIDLFAGPTETMVIADDTVDAELCATDLLGQAEHGYNSPAVLVTNSRKLAEQTLAEIDRILRILPTAGTAKVSWEDYGEVILCETYEEMLQVADDIASEHVQVMTDRDDWFLEHMTCYGALFLGARTNVANGDKVIGTNHTLPTKKAGRYTGGLWVGKFLKTHSYQKVLTDAAAAEIGAYGSRLCMLEGFVGHAEQCNLRVRRYGGQNVPYGAAAE from the coding sequence ATGACGGTTGAATATTTAAAGCGGGGTAAGCCCGAGGCGGATCGAGCCGAAGATGATGCTAAAGTGGCCACTGCGGTTGCCACAACGCTGAAAGATATCGAGATGCGCGGAGATGAGGCCGTGCATGAATTGGCGGTAAAATTTGATAATTATGATCGCCCAACCTACCGCCTCACCGAGGATGAGGTGCAAACGATCATCGCCACAGTGTCAAAGCGCGATATGGAGGATATTAAATTCGCCCAAGAGCAAGTGCGCAATTTTGCGCAGGCGCAGCGCGACAGTATGTTGGATATTGAAGTGGAAACGCTGCCTGGCGTGATCTTGGGGCATAAAAACATCCCGGTGCAATCTGTTGGATGCTATGTGCCGGGCGGTAAATTTCCGATGGTAGCTTCGGCGCATATGTCGGTTGCCACTGCCAGCGTTGCAGGAGTGCCGCGTATTATCGCAGCCACGCCGCCTTTTAACGGCGAACCAAACCCTGCGGTGATCGCCGCGATGCATTTGGGCGGGGCGCATGAAATCTACGTATTGGGGGGCATTCAGGCCGTTGGGGCGATGGCGCTTGGGACGCAGAGTATTGATCCGGTGCATTTGCTTGTGGGGCCGGGCAATGCCTTTGTAGCCGAGGCAAAGCGCCAGCTTTTTGGGCGCGTTGGGATTGACTTATTTGCAGGTCCCACTGAAACGATGGTGATCGCGGATGACACCGTAGATGCGGAGCTCTGCGCCACTGATTTGCTGGGCCAAGCAGAGCATGGATATAATTCACCCGCGGTTTTGGTGACCAATTCGCGGAAATTGGCCGAGCAAACATTGGCTGAGATTGATCGCATCCTGCGTATTTTGCCCACCGCCGGCACGGCGAAAGTGAGCTGGGAAGATTATGGCGAAGTGATCTTATGCGAGACCTATGAAGAAATGCTGCAGGTGGCTGATGATATCGCTTCAGAACATGTGCAGGTGATGACGGATCGTGATGATTGGTTTTTGGAACATATGACCTGTTATGGCGCTTTATTTTTGGGTGCCCGCACCAATGTGGCAAATGGGGATAAGGTGATCGGCACCAATCATACATTGCCGACCAAAAAGGCGGGCCGGTATACGGGTGGCCTCTGGGTTGGAAAATTCCTGAAAACGCATAGCTACCAAAAGGTTTTAACCGATGCGGCTGCGGCTGAAATTGGTGCCTATGGCAGCCGTTTATGCATGTTGGAAGGTTTTGTGGGGCATGCCGAGCAGTGCAATCTGCGCGTGCGCCGTTATGGGGGGCAAAATGTGCCTTATGGAGCAGCGGCAGAATGA
- a CDS encoding ester cyclase, whose protein sequence is MKGTRPEQATLSRETDMSKTDETRAVIEAMVDGLNDHRIADIGEFFSDSFRWMGNAGCGTKSGLTEFQKNWQKPFQAAFSDKVCVDEARLFMGEWAAAFGRQEATHSGCFMGIEATGKRIEIRYMDFWKVEDGKISDNWVMVDFPHVLAQLGHDVFGGEGWEAYDRGARQAPSPDGKDG, encoded by the coding sequence ATGAAGGGCACCCGCCCAGAGCAAGCCACGCTCAGCCGCGAGACGGATATGTCTAAAACAGACGAAACGCGGGCCGTTATCGAGGCCATGGTGGATGGGTTGAACGATCACCGGATCGCCGATATTGGAGAGTTTTTCAGTGATAGCTTCCGCTGGATGGGCAATGCAGGCTGTGGCACGAAGTCTGGCCTGACAGAATTTCAGAAAAATTGGCAAAAGCCGTTTCAAGCCGCCTTTTCAGATAAGGTGTGCGTTGATGAAGCGCGGCTGTTTATGGGCGAATGGGCGGCGGCTTTCGGGCGCCAGGAAGCCACCCATAGCGGATGCTTTATGGGCATTGAAGCGACGGGAAAGCGCATTGAAATCCGCTATATGGATTTTTGGAAAGTGGAGGATGGTAAGATCTCTGACAATTGGGTGATGGTGGATTTCCCCCATGTTCTGGCTCAGCTTGGCCATGATGTGTTTGGCGGCGAAGGTTGGGAAGCTTATGACCGGGGCGCGCGTCAAGCGCCAAGCCCTGATGGGAAGGATGGGTAA